A window from Triticum aestivum cultivar Chinese Spring chromosome 6D, IWGSC CS RefSeq v2.1, whole genome shotgun sequence encodes these proteins:
- the LOC123144789 gene encoding histone-lysine N-methyltransferase ASHR3 produces MPDLSTVCPELSADAAVDLVGGDAAADPATAAAAAATESSSGGDGAPIIPVECRWSGRVRAFDVQGAVPVTACPEARRGGERKSSSVPPPSSAAASLAPVSGRVLEDYVNEGVIAVTAGAEARRGGGRKNSSSAPLPPSAAAPAPASGRALEEYVNVASLAASPEVHHGGGKDSSAPLHSAATAVHAPAPGVKLEDYVNVCAVSATAYPEARRSGGKKPSSAQLPSAVALLPAAAPAPDLMLEDYVNKGVVSITAHPEVRRGSGKRSSSARSPLSPAATVLALASGRSLKDYVKEWEARKVASGASLQHCVLPFLTGAPKAVECRVCYKIIHPLEEIKCSVSRCEQMFHLTCVVEYTANFTAESFRCPQHGCMVCKQKMFFWRCGRCTVAAHTKCAPWPLIHLKDDQGSAICWRHPSNWLLQNENADLTNNIEEVFCRLPLPYVNEEFNIDSTIRNFTAIVCKPPSYTHIRRNVYLVKKKRADSSAETGCTNCKSDSVCKDDCECRGLSMSCSKSCHCSDLCSNKPFRKDKKIKIVKSEGCGWGAVALEPLEKGDFIIEYVGEVINDATCEQRLWDMKRRGDKNFYMCEISKDFTIDATFKGNTSRFLNHSCDPNCKLEKWQVEGETRVGVFASRFIEVGEPLTYDYRFVHFGEKVKCHCGAKSCQGYLGSQLKNPTQNALAAAALENKLLVQQGGCSPSRVKTETRLLPWTNCIEVPFNLRSKTKIDRICWGHKRQRTSLLDPSSSSASVQPSDIEAGAFIL; encoded by the exons ATGCCAGATCTGAGCACCGTCTGCCCCGAACTGTCTGCCGACGCCGCCGTGGACCTAGTGGGCGGGGATGCGGCCGCTGACcccgcgacggcagcggcggcggcggcgacggaatcctcctccggcggcgatggcgctcccATTATCCCTGTGGAGTGCCGTTGGAGCGGCCGCGTGCGCGCCTTTGACGTCCAGGGCGCGGTCCCCGTGACCGCCTGCCCCGAGGCGCGCCGCGGCGGCGAGAGGAAGTCGTCCTCTGTTCCGCCCCCTTCGTCCGCGGCGGCCTCACTTGCCCCGGTATCGGGTCGGGTGCTCGAGGACTATGTGAACGAGGGCGTGATCGCTGTCACTGCCGGCGCAGAGGCGCGCAGAGGAGGCGGCCGGAAGAACTCGTCCTCTGCCCCGCTGCCTCCGTCCGCAGCGGCACCAGCGCCGGCATCTGGTCGGGCGCTCGAGGAGTATGTGAACGTGGCCTCTCTCGCCGCCTCTCCTGAAGTGCACCACGGCGGCGGTAAGGACTCCTCTGCCCCGTTGCATTCTGCCGCCACGGCCGTACATGCGCCGGCACCGGGTGTGAAGCTCGAAGATTATGTGAACGTGTGTGCGGTCTCTGCCACTGCATATCCTGAGGCGCGCCGCAGTGGCGGAAAGAAGCCGTCCTCTGCCCAGCTACCTTCGGCCGTGGCGCTGCTGCcagcagcagcgccggcaccggatCTGATGCTAGAGGACTATGTGAACAAGGGTGTGGTTTCTATCACAGCCCACCCTGAGGTGCGCCGCGGCAGCGGGAAGAGGTCGTCTTCGGCTCGTTCGCCTTTATCTCCGGCAGCAACGGTGCTGGCGCTGGCATCGGGTCGGTCACTCAAGGACTATGTGAAGGAGTGGGAGGCGAGGAAGGTGGCGTCAGGTGCCTCCCTGCAGCATTGTGTGCTGCCATTCCTCACTGGTGCGCCCAAGGCG GTTGAATGTCGTGTGTGCTATAAGATTATCCATCCCTTGGAAGAAATAAAATGTTCAGTTAGCCGTTGTGAACAAATGTTCCATCTGACCTGTGTGGTGGAATATACTGCAAATTTCACTGCCGAAAGCTTCAGGTGCCCTCAGCAT GGTTGCATGGTTTGTAAGCAAAAAATGTTTTTTTGGCGCTGTGGACGTTGTACAGTTGCAGCACATACAAAATGTGCACCATGGCCTCTAATTCATCTAAAAGATGACCAAGGAAGTGCAATTTGCTGGAGGCACCCTTCCAATTGGCTCCTTCAAAATGAG AATGCTGACCTGACAAACAACATAGAG GAAGTCTTCTGCCGACTACCTCTTCCATATGTTAATGAAGAATTCAATATTGATTCAACCATTAGGAATTTCACGGCGATTGTTTGTAAACCGCCCTCGTACACACATATCAGGCGCA ATGTATATTTAGTCAAGAAGAAACGCGCCGATTCGAGTGCCGAGACTGGGTGCACAAATTGCAAATCGGATTCTGTTTGCAAAGATGATTGCGAATGCAG GGGTCTTTCTATGAGTTGTTCCAAGAGTTGCCACTGCTCAGACCTGTGTAGCAACAAGCCATTCCGCAAGGATAAGAAAATTAAAATTGTCAAG TCAGAAGGTTGTGGATGGGGTGCTGTTGCATTGGAGCCATTGGAGAAAGGTGATTTCATAATTGAGTATGTGGGTGAAG TCATCAATGACGCAACATGTGAACAACGGCTTTGGGACATGAAGCGGCGCGGGGACAAAAATTTCTACATGTGTGAAATCAGCAAAGATTTTACAATAGATGCAACTTTTAAAGGAAACACTTCACGTTTTCTAAACCATAGTTGTGATCCCAACTGTAAACTAGAAAAGTG GCAAGTTGAGGGTGAGACAAGAGTTGGTGTTTTTGCCTCTCGTTTCATTGAAGTTGGAGAGCCCTTAACTTATGACTACAG GTTTGTGCATTTTGGAGAGAAGGTTAAGTGCCATTGCGGAGCAAAGAGTTGCCAAGGATACTTGGGCAGCCAACTAAAGAATCCAACACAGAACGCTCTTGCGGCTGCGGCGCTTGAGAATAAGTTGCTCGTGCAACAGGGCGGCTGCTCTCCTTCAAGGGTCAAAACAGAGACTCGCCTGTTACCCTGGACCAACTGTATAGAGGTTCCCTTTAACTTGAGAAGCAAAACGAAGATAGACCGGATATGTTGGGGACACAAACGGCAGCGGACGTCCCTTTTAGATCCATCGTCATCTTCAGCTAGCGTGCAGCCATCAGATATTGAAGCTGGTGCATTCATTCTATAG